A stretch of Phragmites australis chromosome 12, lpPhrAust1.1, whole genome shotgun sequence DNA encodes these proteins:
- the LOC133886750 gene encoding LOW QUALITY PROTEIN: rho GTPase-activating protein 4-like (The sequence of the model RefSeq protein was modified relative to this genomic sequence to represent the inferred CDS: substituted 2 bases at 2 genomic stop codons): protein MTEVALLRGPTNLASPASRASSSLRYLANADSDLLPGSGSREQPTGSTGSLGFQDRRGQEPEGSEEEEEAERWSFLALLFELLRKSLLGCRIVSGDGGGEGGGGGCGMEIGLPTDVQHVAHVTFDRFHGFLGLPVEFEPEVPRRAPSASTSVFGVSTESMQCSYDSRGNSVPTILLMMQRRLYEQGGFQAEGIFRINAENSQEEFVRDQLNSGIVLDGIDVHCLAGLIKAWFRELPSGVLDSIPPEQVMQCQSEEDCARVAKCLPPAEAALLAWAVNLMADVVQEEQINKMNARNIAMVFAPNMIRCXLSTRTMXVADPLTALMYAVQVMNFLKMLIQKTLMDREESILEDASLRQKDPSDENGHQKSSVILDSHLRNDEGSRRSSFANEEPLLNSPAHSTEDKPEETNAFSGQTSEILTSAEGSTGCSQLADLAVIPDASSATAVISLQRKGSGSPNHRRTRKGKGQSGARAIPPAEKSRGVSIVSRINSKVERIEAWR from the exons ATGACGGAGGTGGCGCTCCTCCGGGGCCCGACCAACCTTGCTTCCCCCGCAAgccgcgcctcctcctccctgcgcTATTTAGCCAATGCCGACAGCGACCTGCTCCCAGGAAGCGGCAGCAGGGAGCAGCCTACGGGATCTACAGGGAGCCTTGGATTCCAAGATCGGCGTGGGCAAGAGCCTGAAGggtcagaggaggaggaggaagcggagCGGTGGTCGTTCTTGGCGCTGCTGTTTGAGCTGCTGCGGAAGTCGCTGCTCGGGTGCAGGATAGTgagcggcgacggcggtggtgaaggcggcggcggcggctgtggGATGGAGATTGGGTTGCCGACGGACGTGCAGCACGTGGCGCACGTCACGTTCGATAGGTTCCATGGATTCCTGGGGCTCCCCGTCGAGTTCGAGCCCGAGGTGCCCCGCCGAGCTCCCAGTGCGag CACAAGTGTATTTGGAGTTTCAACAGAATCAATGCAGTGTTCCTATGATTCCAGAGGAAACAGTGTTCCCACGATTCTCTTGATGATGCAAAGGCGTCTTTATGAACAGGGCGGTTTTCAG GCGGAAGGTATTTTTCGTATAAATGCAGAGAACAGCCAGGAAGAGTTTGTGAGAGACCAGTTAAATAGTGGAATAGTTCTGGACGGCATTGATGTCCACTGTTTGGCAGGTCTAATCAAA GCATGGTTTAGGGAACTGCCGAGCGGGGTGCTGGACTCAATCCCACCTGAGCAGGTGATGCAATGCCAATCTGAAGAGGATTGTGCTCGGGTTGCTAAATGCCTTCCACCAGCTGAAGCAGCCTTACTTGCCTGGGCTGTTAATCTGATGGCTGATGTTGTCCAAGAAGAACAGATAAACAAAATGAATGCTCGCAATATTGCTATGGTTTTTGCACCAAATATGATCAG ATGCTAACTTAGCACGCGTACCATGTAGGTGGCAGATCCTTTGACTGCACTGATGTATGCAGTGCAAGTGATGAATTTTCTCAAGATGCTAATACAAAAGACCCTCATGGATAGAGAAGAGTCGATTCTGGAGGATGCATCGCTGCGCCAGAAGGACCCATCTGATGAAAATGGGCATCAGAAATCCAGCGTGATACTTGACTCTCACCTGCGGAATGACGAAGGATCCAGGCGTTCCTCTTTTGCCAACGAGGAGCCCCTTCTGAACAGTCCTGCACACAGTACTGAAGACAAACCTGAAGAAACTAATGCTTTCAGTGGCCAGACAAGTGAAATCCTGACGAGCGCGGAGGGCTCCACTGGTTGCTCACAACTTGCTGATCTGGCTGTTATTCCTGATGCTTCCAGTGCAACAGCTGTGATTTCTCTTCAACGCAAAGGAAGCGGAAGCCCGAATCATAGGCGGACCAGAAAGGGCAAGGGTCAGTCTGGAGCACGTGCAATTCCTCCAGCTGAGAAATCAAGAGGTGTGAGCATTGTGAGCCGGATAAATTCCAAAGTTGAACGGATCGAAGCATGGAGATGA